In Oncorhynchus kisutch isolate 150728-3 linkage group LG7, Okis_V2, whole genome shotgun sequence, one DNA window encodes the following:
- the LOC109893964 gene encoding hepatocyte nuclear factor 3-beta: MMLGAVKMEGHEHTDWSTYYGEPECYSSVGNMNTGLGMNSMNTYMSMSGMSTTANMAANSMNMSYVNTAMSPSMAGMSPGSGAMNSMGAGMTAMSAALSPNMSPMTAQPQSMNSLTSSYANMNAMSPMYGQSSINRSRDPKTYRRSYTHAKPPYSYISLITMAIQQSPSKMLTLAEIYQWIMDLFPFYRQNQQRWQNSIRHSLSFNDCFLKVPRSPDKPGKGSFWTLHPDSGNMFENGCYLRRQKRFKCAGQKKMCKESGRKTSEGGSNSSSESCNGNESPHSNLSPNDHKRSLSDMKSTQALSPEHATSPVSHSQAHGHLMSQHHSVLAHEAHLKPEHHYSFNHPFSINNLMSSEQQHHKMDLKTYEQVMHYSGYGSPMAGALSMGSMGKTGLDSSSIPADASYYHGVYSRPIMNSS, from the exons ATGATGCTTGGAGCAGTTAAAATGGAAGGACACGAACACACAGACTGGAGCACCTACTACGGAGAGCCCGAG TGTTACTCCTCGGTTGGCAACATGAACACAGGCCTGGGCATGAACTCAATGAACACCTACATGAGCATGTCGGGCATGAGCACCACGGCCAACATGGCAGCCAACTCCATGAACATGTCATACGTGAACACAGCCATGAGCCCCTCCATGGCCGGCATGTCACCAGGCTCCGGAGCCATGAACAGCATGGGCGCGGGCATGACAGCCATGAGCGCTGCGCTCAGCCCCAACATGAGCCCCATGACCGCGCAGCCTCAGTCCATGAACTCCCTAACCTCCTCCTACGCCAACATGAACGCCATGAGCCCCAtgtatggacagtccagcatcaACAGATCTAGGGATCCCAAGACATACCGGAGGAGCTACACTCACGCCAAGCCCCCATACTCTTACATTTCCCTCATcactatggctatccaacagtcCCCCAGCAAGATGCTAACGCTGGCTGAGATCTATCAGTGGATCATGGATCTTTTCCCGTTCTACCGACAGAACCAGCAACGCTGGCAGAACTCAATTCGTCACTCTCTATCCTTCAATGATTGTTTCCTCAAAGTGCCTCGATCCCCAGATAAGCCCGGAAAGGGCTCGTTTTGGACCCTCCACCCGGATTCGGGGAACATGTTCGAGAACGGCTGCTATCTGAGGAGGCAGAAACGGTTTAAGTGTGCCGGCCAAAAGAAGATGTGCAAGGAGTCGGGTCGGAAGACATCAGAAGGCGGCTCCAACAGCAGCTCGGAGAGTTGCAACGGCAACGAGTCCCCCCATTCCAACCTGTCCCCCAACGACCACAAAAGGTCTCTGTCAGACATGAAGTCGACCCAGGCTCTGAGTCCAGAGCACGCTACCTCACCGGTGTCCCATTCCCAGGCACATGGACACCTCATGTCCCAGCACCACTCGGTCCTCGCACACGAAGCACACCTGAAACCCGAGCATCACTACTCGTTCAACCACCCCTTTTCCATCAACAACCTTATGTCCTCGGAGCAACAGCATCACAAAATGGATCTAAAGACTTACGAGCAGGTGATGCACTATTCCGGCTACGGTTCCCCCATGGCCGGGGCGCTATCCATGGGTTCAATGGGCAAAACGGGCTTAGATTCCTCGTCAATACCCGCTGATGCATCTTACTATCATGGCGTCTACTCCAGGCCTATTATGAACTCCTCATAA